A section of the Bombus huntii isolate Logan2020A chromosome 5, iyBomHunt1.1, whole genome shotgun sequence genome encodes:
- the LOC126865858 gene encoding helix-loop-helix protein 1-like — MANGGHGVVVNGVGAPGAGTLSREERRRRRRATQKYRTAHATRERVRVEAFNLAFAELRKLLPTLPPDKKLSKIEILRLAICYIAYLNHVLEA; from the exons ATGGCGAATGGCGGTCACGGTGTGGTTGTAAACGGGGTTGGTGCACCTGGTGCTGGCACCCTTTCGAGGGAAGAAAGACGTCGACGCAGAAGAGCGACGCAAAAATATCGAACTGCACACGCCACGAG GGAAAGGGTTCGAGTAGAAGCTTTCAATTTAGCCTTCGCAGAGCTTCGGAAGCTTCTGCCAACTTTGCCACCGGACAAGAAACTCTCGAAGATCGAGATCCTACGACTGGCCATCTGCTATATCGCCTACTTGAATCACGTCCTCGAGGCTTGA